One genomic window of Bradyrhizobium sp. CCGE-LA001 includes the following:
- a CDS encoding D-2-hydroxyacid dehydrogenase, with amino-acid sequence MTSSTSAADDTITVLVNHPSPDEYVALIGKRFPGLRVLSAKDAATLNHHVAMADVLLAPRFPVEVFDKARRLRWFQCSNAGIDSILPIRDCIGDLIVTNARGMHGELIADFVMAGMTMMHWDFPRLMREQSRKEWHPREVSPLAERTLGVVGLGSIGSAIVRRGKSAGMTVLGSKRDVGAPIVDVDRLFPPDRLAELLELSDFVVLAVPNIPETRKLIGCKQLRLMRRTAFLINIARGSVVAESELIDALRAGTIAGALLDVFEREPLPADSALWAMPNVILTPHIAGNPTGYTLRLFEMFGDNLQRFLEKKPLRNVVDVRRGY; translated from the coding sequence ATGACATCCTCCACATCGGCGGCTGACGATACCATCACCGTGCTCGTCAACCATCCCTCGCCCGATGAGTACGTGGCGCTGATCGGTAAGCGCTTCCCGGGTTTGCGCGTGTTGAGCGCCAAGGACGCGGCTACCCTCAATCACCATGTGGCAATGGCCGATGTTCTTCTCGCCCCTCGTTTTCCCGTCGAAGTTTTCGACAAGGCGCGTCGACTGCGTTGGTTTCAGTGCAGCAACGCGGGCATCGATTCGATCCTGCCGATCCGCGACTGTATCGGAGACCTCATCGTTACCAATGCTCGGGGTATGCATGGCGAACTAATCGCCGATTTCGTAATGGCAGGCATGACTATGATGCATTGGGACTTCCCGCGGCTCATGCGGGAACAATCTCGCAAGGAATGGCATCCACGAGAGGTCTCACCACTCGCGGAGCGGACGCTCGGCGTGGTTGGGCTCGGCTCGATTGGTAGTGCCATCGTCCGTCGCGGGAAAAGCGCCGGAATGACGGTCCTCGGATCGAAACGCGATGTGGGCGCGCCAATCGTAGATGTCGACAGGCTCTTTCCGCCAGATCGCCTCGCCGAACTCCTGGAGCTCTCCGATTTCGTTGTCCTTGCCGTTCCCAACATTCCGGAAACAAGGAAGCTCATCGGCTGCAAGCAGCTTCGGCTGATGCGGCGCACCGCTTTCTTGATCAACATCGCTCGCGGCTCAGTGGTTGCCGAAAGCGAGCTCATTGACGCACTCCGGGCGGGCACCATCGCCGGAGCCCTCCTCGACGTATTTGAACGAGAACCACTTCCAGCCGACAGCGCACTCTGGGCGATGCCTAACGTCATCCTTACTCCCCATATTGCCGGTAACCCGACCGGCTACACCTTGCGCTTATTCGAGATGTTCGGCGATAACTTGCAGCGATTTCTCGAGAAGAAGCCGCTGCGCAACGTTGTCGATGTGAGGCGAGGATACTGA